A region of Larimichthys crocea isolate SSNF chromosome X, L_crocea_2.0, whole genome shotgun sequence DNA encodes the following proteins:
- the polq gene encoding DNA polymerase theta, with product MLQVLDAVDPVQPAANAARPAFSRPLAPVVDNKRESGGAPRPSNQEGVCGRSGDCKRPGWRADCRDLAQRLLFSEDSEEAGNIQSASACVNTQQVGSSTKQKVTSRRKSAPRGSNTNAPDPPLDVSRDYILFSPTRLAAAMKKAKLQQSLQNQSASVLTVPSGLDLSTLSDTSPQPGVALRAPAAHAEKLLLSSWGLPKPILERYQKHGVTHMFEWQAQCLTVGQVLQGGNLVYSAPTSAGKTLVSELLMLKRVLETKRKALFILPFVSVAKEKMHYLQSVFEEAGIRVEGYMGSTSAAGGFTSLDMAVCTIEKANSLVNRLIEEDSMGLLGMVVVDELHMVGDSGRGYLLELLLTKIRYIAQKQNTTGSLSEGVQIVGMSATLPNLSLLAGWLGAELYQTDYRPIPLQEHLKVGCNIYDKSLSVVRQFTPALHIKGDDDHIVSLCYETVKEGRSVLLFCPSKNWCEKLADSIAREFYNLRRPDRQGDTEPQPMSLDQEGLVDVLAQLRRTPAGLDPILQRTVPWGVAFHHAGLTFDERDVLEGAFRQGMVRVLAATSTLSSGVNLPARRVIIRTPTFNGHLLDPLTYKQMAGRAGRKGVDTTGESVLVCKEAERQKGISLLRGALQPISSCLVRREGEGVTTSMLRAILEIIVGGVASTPLDVRLYASCSLLAASMKCDGKKESNEETNKGAIEACVEWLIDNEFISIQTDGEEERYCPTQLGAATLSSSLSPPEALGVFADLQRAMKGFVLENDLHILYLITPLYAEWTTIDWYQFFCLWEQLSSSMKRVAELVGVQEGFLARSVSGKLVAKTEKQRRQMAIHKRFFTTLVLQDLVNEVPLGTVASKYNCNRGQLQSLQQSASTYAGMVTVFCKRLGWHNMELLLSQYQTRLSFGVQRELVDLVRVSLLNATRARTLYAQGLCTVAELARATVADVEKALRNAVPFKSSKRAVDESEMEAAERRSLRCVWVAGGRALTEQEAAVEIVSEARLLLQEDLAQLGVRWDPASLPPEAPAVNVTDDHHSSDSDTSSASHLGSREAQVDSFKDHQEGDGGVSRRGKENKEEQRHEKRMKMERAGGEVKREQKKSKPEDKIVDRKLLECRREDRTEPETANEAQVERSKETNKDKTTANKTEDPDEKREKQKTTRSNQGGDEQKKAEPQKEETSEGIVLIRPETRQATRPVPERSLTQELAEIVSSPLPQLMPHPRPSPSPKPPPRFRAPVSRIEEQRGVSTPKGDGTTALVASPVQPGRLKHSRALSKVLHSIQTDKSLQDNVETAQASHSKPAEVSSAPGGQVSSTVQTPPGVSAPTNADMQDSVSPASAPLFSPEAKRRRIDSKEVDKFSSPELYTGDERDEGAVRKGEETFGDSFELDTQTERIIVQQACRQADGSDRGMNQAGEAEQIREEEMLEAAAEQDKDANEGSNRLESPDNACPRFNISITDSQMELILNASHQISPDNAAEDKDEGGDEDAASESVNRSSSFLFDSLYDSSLLAGLSSHQLLDQSDEEECVARETGDELRLPSTQERRHSELLANQEAERQEAIQWGESSFNLSEWGDSLLVGEHFLERQSLLKHTERTQKEQEGGRHTAQQPDADHVRPDELSESQPKPNQMQPQPATSTENEYGENKTSSNQGNADGKQEMMEGEKKMKKGQDRLSDNAVFKHPHVQSTPENTLYCSPGLQEIFDRWPSMSDQTWQNTTGHTATHTLTNAANTAEVPDLPQPSIQAERKRAKPNVQVDTRQEQPSRRDSEDVTERPASAGDLIPPTQETPPVTPRVKLTTSSVQSPLTVQPLNQSTPSTLGRRRPANAKSSKSRPGRSDHPSEADAQQLVQKQLPAPGSSSKTKLQTLSPPRVSAPLSTSRPKPPSDGESPVTDEGFTLQLSQDASLSSSNSGTFSIIDVASDRRLFDTFVNEWKTKERYSLALACEKREHREQPEGETGERHRRASAAHQKLHSADGFPVRDSDGLVLIGLSVCWGARDAYYMSLQQEQSKGLSASLAPPPLDDDLPVSERLAQVKTCLNRTSDVHRGGVVVTYDVIQVYKRLVQSCGISLEGNCEDPKVACWLLDPGTEERTLPNMVTVYCPKELPLLVGLGNPHAHCPRVRAASKSVLVHAVMNHLAGLLEKDGMLDLFRSIEMPSQVSLALLELNGVGFSVKECERQKHVMQAKLAALESQAYDLAGHSFSLTSIDDIAQVLFLELHLPPNGDVAGSKTKKTLGYTRRGGGRVRLGKQFSTTKDVLEKLRPLHPLPGVILEWRRITNALTKVVFPLQREKQYHPTLSMDRIYPIAQTHTATGRVSFTEPNIQNVPKDFEIHMPTVVGESPPSQDSCHMTTKSGKKRRSAAPSVAAGGAERGPAFSVSMRHAFIPFSGGMILAADYSQLELRVLAHLSKDQRLLQVLNGGADVFRCIAAEWKSVDQESVNDDLRQQAKQICYGIIYGMGAKSLGEQMGVEENDAACYIESFKARYKGINAFLRETVKNCIKNGYVQTLMGRRRYLPGITNSNTHVKAHAERQAVNTTVQGSAADIVKLATVNIQKRLRKTYPAAPLSHQHTASNHRRAGTSQRRGAYFVLQLHDELIYETTEEDLIQVAQIVKREMESAVKLYVKLKAKVKVGPSWGNLQDLDI from the exons ATGCTGCAGGTGTTGGATGCTGTCGACCCCGTGCAGCCTGCAGCCAACGCCGCCCGCCCGGCTTTCTCACGGCCTCTTGCGCCGGTTGTAGAcaataagagagagagtggcGGAGCACCTCGACCCAGCAACCAGGAGGGAGTCTGTGGGCGTAGCGGTGATTGTAAGAGACCAGGATGGAGAGCTGACTGCAGAGATCTTGCTCAGAGGCTCCTCTTCAGTGAGGACTCGGAGGAGGCGGGGAACATCCAGTCAGCCTCTGCCTGCGTCAATACTCAGCAAGTAGGCAGCTCCACCAA GCAGAAAGTTACATCCAGAAGAAAGAGCGCTCCTCGTGGGTCAAACACGAACGCGCCTGACCCACCTCTGGATGTCTCCAGGGACTACATCTTGTTCAGCCCCACCCGCCTTGCAGCAGCCATGAAGAAGGCCAAACTGCAGCAGTCGTTACAGAACCAGTCCGCCTCTGTGCTCACGGTCCCCAGTGGGTTAGACCTCAGCACTCTCAGTGACACTTCACCTCAGCCAG GCGTCGCCTTGCGTGCTCCTGCGGCGCATGCTGAAAAGCTGCTGTTATCCAGCTGGGGCTTACCGAAACCCATCTTGGAGCGCTACCAGAAACACGGAGTGACTCACATGTTCGAGTGGCAGGCGCAGTGCCTCACCGTCGGACAGGTGCTGCAGGGAGGCAACCTGGTGTACTCTG ccccaACCAGTGCTGGAAAAACTCTGgtgtcagagctgctgatgtTAAAGCGTGTGttggagacaaaaagaaaagcgCTGTTCATTCTGCCGTTTGTGTCTGTGGCCAAAGAGAAGATGCACTATCTTCAG AGCGTATTTGAAGAGGCAGGAATTCGCGTGGAGGGATATATGGGCAGCACCTCGGCTGCTGGAGGGTTCACATCGCTGGATATGGCTGTTTGCACCATAGAGAAAGCCAATTCTCTCGTTAACAGACTCATTGAAGAGGACAGTATGGGTCTACTAG gtatggtggtggtggatgagTTACATATGGTTGGAGATTCTGGAAGAGGATATCTACTGGAACTGCTCTTAACCAAAATCCGCTACATTGCACAGAAGCAGAACACCACTGG GTCTCTCTCTGAGGGTGTACAGATCGTAGGTATGAGCGCCACCTTGCCTAACCTCTCCCTCCTGGCTGGCTGGTTAGGCGCAGAGCTTTACCAGACCGACTACAGACCGATACCCCTGCAGGAGCATCTCAAGGTGGGCTGCAACATCTACGACAAGAGCCTCTCCGTGGTCCGTCAGTTCACTCCCGCGCTGCACATTAAG GGTGATGATGACCACATAGTGAGTTTGTGCTATGAGACTGTGAAGGAGGGCCGCTCTGTGTTGCTGTTCTGCCCCTCGAAGAACTGGTGTGAGAAACTGGCGGACAGCATCGCCAGAGAGTTCTACAACCTCAGACGTCCTG ATCGTCAGGGTGACACAGAGCCACAGCCCATGAGTCTGGATCAGGAGGGACTGGTGGATGTTCTAGCCCAGTTGAGACGAACCCCGGCCGGTTTAGACCCCATCCTCCAGCGGACTGTACCGTGGGGGGTGGCCTTCCACCACGCTG gtctgACCTTTGACGAACGGGACGTGTTGGAGGGAGCTTTTCGTCAGGGCATGGTCAGAGTCCTGGCTGCCACCTCTACCCTCTCTTCTGGGGTTAATCTGCCAGCTCGCAGGGTCATCATCCGAACCCCCACCTTCAACGGACACCTGTTGGACCCGCTCACGTACAAACAGATGGCTGGACGAGCCGGGAGAAAGGGGGTAGATACTACAG GGGAGAGTGTGCTGGTTTGTAAAGAGGCTGAGCGCCAGAAAGGTATTAGTCTCCTCAGGGGGGCTCTTCAGCCAATCAGTAGCTGCTTGGTGAGAAGGGAGGGCGAAGGTGTCACCACCAGCATGCTGCGCGCCATCCTAGAG ATCATTGTCGGAGGTGTAGCCAGCACTCCACTGGATGTGAGGTTATATGCCTCATGCTCGCTGTTGGCTGCCAGCATGAAATGTGACGGCAAAAAAGAGTCGAATGAAGAGACCAACAAAGGAGCTATTGAGGCCTGTGTTGAATGGCTGATAGACAATGAATTTATCAGTATCCAGACGGATGGAGAAG AAGAGCGATACTGTCCGACTCAACTCGGTGCCGCcaccctttcctcctccctctcccctcccgaGGCTCTGGGAGTATTCGCAGATCTCCAACGAGCCATGAAAGGCTTTGTACTGGAAAATGACTTGCACATTCTGTATCTG ATCACCCCGTTGTACGCAGAGTGGACCACCATAGATTGGTATCAGTTCTTCTGTCTGTGGGAGCAGCTCTCGTCGTCGATGAAGAGAGTGGCGGAGCTGGTGGGCGTCCAGGAAGGTTTTCTCGCACGATCCGTCAGCGGCAAGCTTGTCGCCAAGACGGAGAAGCAGCGTAGACAGATGGCTATTCATAAACG GTTTTTCACCACCCTTGTGCTACAGGATCTGGTGAATGAGGTGCCTTTGGGAACAGTGGCATCCAAATACAACTGCAACCGTGGGCAGCTACAGTCTCTCCAGCAGTCTGCGTCCACGTATGCCG GTATGGTCACGGTGTTCTGCAAGCGTCTGGGCTGGCACAACATGGAGCTGCTTTTGTCCCAGTACCAGACCAGGCTGAGCTTTGGGGTCCAGAGGGAGCTGGTCGACCTCGTCAGGGTCTCCCTCCTGAACGCGACGCGAGCCAGAACGCTCTACGCACAAGGCCTCTGTACTGTTGCTGAATTAGCGAGGGCGACTGTAGCTGATGTGGAGAAGGCCTTGAGGAACGCTGTCCCATTTAAGAG cTCTAAGCGTGCAGTGGATGAGAGTGAGATGGAGGCAGCTGAGAGACGGAGCCTCCGTTGCGTCTGGGTCGCCGGTGGTCGGGCGCTCACAGAACAAGAAGCTGCCGTCGAGATCGTGTCCGAGGCGAGACTCCTCCTTCAGGAAGACCTGGCCCAGCTAGGGGTTCGGTGGGACCCGGCATCACTTCCTCCTGAGGCTCCTGCTGTAAACGTCACAGATGATCATCACAGCAGCGACTCGGACACCTCATCTGCCTCACATCTCGGCTCCCGCGAAGCACAGGTGGACAGTTTTAAAGATCACCAAGAAGGAGACGGAGGCGTGAGCAGACGTGGAAAAGAGAATAAGGAAGAACAGAGGCATGAGAAAAGGATGAAaatggagagagcaggaggagaagtcaagagagagcaaaagaagtCAAAGCCTGAAGACAAGATAGTGGACAGAAAGTTATTGGAGTGCAGAAGGGAAGACAGGACAGAGCCAGAAACAGCCAACGAAGCGCAAGtggaaagaagcaaagaaacaaacaaagataagACGACAGCTAATAAGACAGAAGATCcagatgaaaaaagagaaaaacaaaagaccaCAAGATCAAATCAAGGAGGGGATGAGCAGAAAAAAGCAGAGCCACAAAAAGAGGAGACGAGTGAAGGGATTGTCTTGATCAGACCAGAGACTCGTCAAGCGACTCGTCCTGTTCCTGAAAGGAGCCTGACACAAGAGTTGGCTGAGATTGTATCGAGTCCTCTGCCTCAGTTGATGCCACATCCTCGGCCGTCTCCTTCCCCAAAGCCTCCCCCTCGGTTCAGAGCTCCAGTATCCCGAATAGAGGAACAACGTGGTGTTTCTACACCAAAGGGAGACGGTACCACAGCGCTTGTCGCCTCACCTGTGCAGCCAGGTAGACTGAAGCACTCGAGAGCCTTGAGCAAAGTCCTCCACTCTATACAGACCGACAAAAGCCTACAAGACAATGTAGAGACTGCACAGGCGTCGCACTCAAAGCCCGCAGAGGTTTCTTCAGCACCTGGAGGTCAGGTGTCTTCAACTGTTCAAACCCCTCCTGGTGTCTCTGCACCTACAAATGCAGACATGCAAGACTCCGTCTCTCCCGCCTCCGCTCCCTTATTCTCTCCCGAGGCCAAGCGACGAAGGATAGACAGCAAAGAGGTAGATAAGTTTTCATCTCCTGAGCTGTACACGGGAGATGAGAGAGACGAAGGAGCCGTTCGAAAGGGAGAAGAGACTTTTGGTGACAGCTTTGAGCTGGACACTCAGACAGAAAGAATCATTGTTCAGCAGGCATGCCGACAAGCAGATGGGAGCGATAGAGGTATGAATCAGGCGGGAGAAGCGGAACAGataagagaggaggaaatgttaGAAGCGGCTGCAGAGCAGGATAAGGATGCAAATGAAGGAAGTAACAGGCTTGAATCCCCTGATAATGCATGTCCCAGATTCAATATTTCTATCACAGATAGTCAGATGGAGCTCATCCTTAACGCCAGCCACCAG atttCTCCTGATAATGCAGCGGAAGATAAAGACGAAGGCGGCGATGAGGACGCCGCATCCGAGAGCGtcaacagaagcagcagcttcCTGTTCGACAGCCTGTACGACAGCTCTCTGCTCGCCGGTCTGAGCTCACACCAGCTCCTCGACCAATCTGACGAGGAGGAATGTGTCGCCCGGGAGACGGGAGACGAGCTCCGTCTTCCATCCACCCAGGAGCGAAGACACAGCGAGCTCCTCGCCAATCAGGAGGCGGAGCGGCAGGAGGCGATCCAATGGGGCGAGTCCTCTTTTAACCTGTCAGAGTGGGGAGACTCGCTGTTGGTGGGGGAACACTTTCTGGAGAGGCAGAGCttactcaaacacacagaaagaactCAGAAAGAGCAAGAGGGCGGTCGTCACACGGCTCAGCAACCAGACGCAGACCACGTTCGTCCTGATGAGCTGTCAGAATCACAACCTAAGCCCAATCAGATGCAGCCACAGCCAGCTACCAGTACTGAAAATGAGTATGGCGAGAATAAAACCAGTAGTAATCAAGGCAATGCAGATGGGAAGCAGGAAATGATggaaggggaaaagaaaatgaaaaaagggcAGGACAGATTGTCAGataatgctgtttttaaacaCCCACATGTCCAAAGCACACCTGAAAACACTCTTTACTGCAGCCCCGGTTTACAAGAGATCTTTGACCGGTGGCCTAGTATGTCTGACCAGACCTGGCAGAACACAACAGGCCACACAGCCACTCATACACTCACAAATGCTGCAAATACAGCAGAAGTTCCAGATCTACCTCAGCCCTCGAtacaggcagaaagaaaaagggcAAAGCCAAATGTTCAAGTTGATACTCGACAGGAACAACCATCAAGACGTGACAGTGAGGATGTAACAGAGAGACCGGCCTCTGCTGGAGATCTTATCCCCCCAACTCAAGAAACGCCACCCGTCACACCCAGAGTCAAACTGACCACCTCGTCCGTCCAGTCGCCTCTCACCGTTCAGCCGCTCAACCAGTCGACTCCCTCGACGCTCGGGCGACGGAGACCAGCAAACGCGAAATCTTCGAAATCTCGCCCAGGACGCAGTGATCATCCATCAGAGGCCGACGCTCAGCAGCTGGTTCAGAAACAACTTCCTGCTCCAGGTTCaagttcaaaaacaaaactccagACTCTCAGCCCTCCTCGAGTCTCCGCACCTCTGTCCACCTCCCGGCCGAAGCCTCCATCTGACGGAGAATCACCTGTGACCGATGAAGGCTTCACCCTTCAGCTGTCCCAGGATGCATCACTGAGTTCCAGCAACTCTGGGACCTTCTCCATCATAGACGTGGCGAGTGACAGGCGCCTCTTCGACACTTTCGTTAACGAATGGAAAACTAAGGAGCGGTACTCTCTGGCTCTGGCCTGCGAGAAGAGGGAGCACAGAGAGCAGCCTGAGGGggaaacaggagagagacatAGGAGag CGTCAGCAGCTCATCAGAAGCTCCACAGCGCCGACGGTTTTCCAGTCAGAGACAGTGATGGACTCGTGTTGATAGGACTGTCAGTGTGCTGGGGAGCAAGAGATGCGTACTACATGTCTCTGCAGCAAGAGCAGAGcaaag GTTTGAGCGCCAGTTTGGCTCCTCCTCCACTGGATGATGACTTGCCAGTGAGTGAGAGGTTGGCGCAGGTGAAGACCTGTCTGAACAGAACATCGGATGTTCACAGAGGAGGTGTGGTTGTCACGTACGACGTCATCCAGGTGTACAAGAGGCTAGTGCAGAGCTGTGGTATCAGCTTGGAAGGAAACTGTGAAGATCCGAAG GTCGCCTGCTGGCTGTTGGACCCTGGCACCGAGGAGAGGACTCTACCCAACATGGTGACCGTCTACTGTCCTAAAGAATTGCCTCTGCTCGTCGGGCTCGGGAACCCGCACGCACACTGTCCTCGTGTCAGGGCAGCGAGCAAGAGTGTGCTCGTACACGCCGTCATGAATCACCTCGCTGGCCTGCTAGAGAAAGACGGCATGCTCG acttaTTCAGGAGCATCGAGATGCCCTCTCAAGTGTCTTTGGCTCTGTTGGAATTGAACGGAGTTGGCTTCAGTGTTAAAGAGTGCGAAAGACAAAAGCACGTGATGCAAGCCAAACTGGCAGCGCTGGAATCTCAGGCTTACGACCTGGCCGGGCACAGCTTCTCCCTCACCAGCATCGACGACATAGCACAG GTCTTGTTTTTAGAGCTCCACCTGCCTCCAAACGGTGACGTGGCCGGATCGAAAACTAAGAAGACTCTGGGCTACacgaggagaggaggtggcAGAGTGCGACTTGGAAAGCAGTTCAGCACCACCAAG GACGTTCTGGAGAAGCTTCGCCCTCTGCACCCGCTGCCGGGCGTGATTCTGGAGTGGAGGCGGATCACTAACGCCTTGACCAAAGTGGTGTTccccctgcagagagagaagcaaTACCACCCCACGCTGAGCATGGACAGGATATATCCGATCGCCCAGACGCACACAGccacag GTCGAGTGAGCTTCACTGAGCCCAACATACAGAACGTGCCCAAAGACTTTGAGATTCACATGCCCACGGTGGTGGGTGAGAGCCCACCTTCACAAGACAGCTGCCACATGACCACCAAATCCGG AAAGAAGAGACGTTCTGCGGCTCCTTCAGTTGCAGCTGGCGGTGCAGAACGAGGCCCGGCCTTCTCCGTCAGCATGAGACATGCCTTCATACCTTTTTCAG GTGGGATGATTTTGGCAGCTGATTACTCCCAGCTGGAGTTGAGAGTGCTGGCTCACCTCTCCAAGGATCAGCGTCTTCTGCAG GTGCTGAATGGAGGAGCGGACGTCTTTCGCTGCATCGCTGCCGAGTGGAAAAGTGTCGACCAAGAGTCTGTGAACGACGACCTCAGACAACAGGCCAAACAG ATCTGCTATGGCATCATCTACGGCATGGGAGCCAAGTCTTTAGGGGAACAAATGGGAGTGGAAGAGAATGACGCAGCCTGCTACATAGAGAGTTTCAAGGCCAGATACaaag GGATCAACGCTTTCCTTAGAGAAACTGTGAAGAACTGCATAAAGAACGGCTACGTTCAGACACTGATGGGTCGCAGGAGATACTTACCCGGGATCACGAACAGCAATACACACGTCAAAGCACAT gCCGAGCGTCAGGCTGTGAACACCACCGTGCAGGGTTCAGCTGCAGACATTGTCAAACTTGCCACCGTGAACATCCAGAAACGTCTGCGTAAAACGTATCCCGCAGCTCCGCTCTCTCACCAGCACACAG CCAGCAATCACCGCAGAGCCGGGACGTCTCAGCGCAGAGGAGCGTACTTTGTCCTGCAGCTGCACGATGAGCTCATCTatgaaaccacagaagaagacctCATACAG gtTGCTCAGATAGTCAAGAGGGAGATGGAGTCAGCCGTGAAACTGTATGTCAAACTTAAGGCCAAAGTCAAGGTGGGACCCAGCTGGGGCAACTTGCAGGACCTCGACATATAA